In the Nitrospiria bacterium genome, CCGCCAGGGCGATGTGTCCCATCCGTTCCCGACGGACTTTCGACTGGATGACCTCCACACCGCATTTGTCGCAGACGATTCCGCGGTGTTTCATCCGCTTGTACTTTCCGCAATTGCACTCCCAGTCTTTGGTCGGACCGAAGATCTTTGCGCAGAACAGTCCATCCCTCTCCGGCTTAAACGAGCGATAGTTGATCGTCTCCGGCTTCTTTACTTCGCCGTACGACCAGGATAAAATCTTGTCCTGTGAGGCGATGCGGATCCGAATGGCATCAAAAGACACCGGCTCTTTTGGTTTTTCGAAAAATGAGCGAATTCCTTCCAAGGGTTGACTCCTCTTCAGAATGTTTGTTGCTCCTGCAGTCCGAACACGGCTCGAACCGGGGGACCGATGCTTCGTATTATTCTTTTGTTTTCATCAACTCAACGTCCAAGCCCAGACTCTGCAGCTCTTTCACAAGAACGTTGAACGATTCCGGCAAACCGGGCTCCAGGAAGTTTTCTCCCTTGACGATGGCCTCGTAGATCCGGGACCTTCCCGGGACGTCGTCCGATTTGACCGTCAGGAATTCCTGAAGAATGGAAGCCGCACCGTACGCCTGGAGCGCCCAGACCTCCATCTCTCCCAACCGCTGACCGCCGAACTGGGCCTTGCCCCCCAGCGGCTGCTGGGTGACCAAAGAGTAGGGACCGATCGAACGGGCGTGGATTTTATCATCGACGAGATGATGGAGTTTCATCATGTACATATAGCCCACCGTCACGGGGCGATCGAACGATTCGCCCGTCCGTCCGTCAAAGAGCATGCTCTGTCCCGACTCGGGAAGGCCCGCCTTCTTCAATAGGTCCTTGATCTCGCCTTCGCGGGCCCCGTCGAATACGGGGCTGGAAACGTACAAGCCAAGCGCTTTCGCCGCCCAGCCCAGATGGGTTTCCAGAATTTGGCCCACATTCATTCGGGAAGGCACGCCCAGCGGGTTTAGAACGACTTCCACCGGCGTTCCGTCGGGCAGATAGGGCATATCTTCTTCACGAAGAATCCGGGCCACGACCCCCTTGTTTCCGTGACGACCCGCGACCTTGTCTCCGACCGACACCTTCCGCTTCATCGCGATGTAAACCTTCACCAGCTTGATGACCCCGGGCGGAAGTTCATCCCCGCCCTTGAGCCGGCCCATTCGTTTGTCGTAAATCTCCTGGAGGATCTCCATCTGCTCCTTGGCCATGCGTTCCATTTCAAGCAGTTTTTCCTGATCCTCCGGATTGCTGAGCAAGATATCCCGCAAATAATCGTCCGCGATTTTTTTCAGGACCTCGGGAGTCAATTTTCGCTTCCGCTTCAGAATCACATCCCCGGTCTCCGGATCGACGATGTCGCGACTGATCACCTTCCCGTTAAGAAACTTCCTCATTTTTTTATTTTTCTCGTCATCGATGATCCGGAGCTCGTCCTGGTGATCCCGCTGCAAGCGCCCGATGTCGTCGCTCTCGAACACCTTGGCGTGCTCCACCTTGTCGCTGCCTTTGCGAGAAAAGATCTTGACATCGACGACGATCCCTTCCACGCCCGGGGGAACGATCAACGAGGTGTCCTTGACGTCCCCGGCTTTCTCACCGAAAATCGCCCTCAAGAGCTTCTCCTCGGGAGTGAGCTGGGTCTCACCTTTTGGGGTCACCTTTCCGACAAGAATATCGCCCGGTCGTACTTCCGCCCCGATCCGAATGATACCGCCCTCGTCCAGATTCTTGAGGGCTTCCTCTCCGACATTCGGAATATCGCGGGTGATCTCCTCCTTGCCGAGCTTGGTGTCCCGGGCCTCCACTTCGAATTCTTCGATATGAATCGATGTGAACATATCTTCCTTGACCAGTTTTTCACTGATCAAAATGGCGTCTTCGAAATTGTATCCGCCCCACGGCATGAAGGCCACGAGGACGTTGCGCCCCAAAGCGAGATCGCCCTGATCGATGGCCGGGCCATCGGCCAGCACCTCCCCCTTCTTCACAACGTCACCGGGATTGACGACCGGTTTTTGATTAATGCAGGTATTTTGGTTGGAACGGAGAAACTTGATCAAAGGGAAAACCTCGGTCGCCTTCTCTTTGTCCTTTCCGGACCGGCCGTGGTCGTATTTCACCACGATGCGGTTGGCGTCAATGCTCTGAACCGTTCCTGGGTGGCGGGCAAAAACCACGTACCCCGAGTCGCGGGCCACCACGGACTCCATCCCGGTTCCGACCAACGGGGCCTCCGTTTTGATCAGCGGCACGGCTTGGCGCTGCATATTGGATCCCATCAGGGCCCGGTTGGCGTCGTCATTCTCAAGGAATGGGATCAGCGCGGTGGCCACGCTGACGATCTGTTTCGGGGACACATCCATATACTCGACTT is a window encoding:
- the rpoB gene encoding DNA-directed RNA polymerase subunit beta, which codes for MTASSGGLENVRHRKDFSKIQSKIEIPNLIDIQKSSYERFLQMVVAPDRRQDRGLQAAFNSVFPITDYNETAMIELVDYSLGAPKYGVRECLERGMNYAAPLKIRVRLHLFDKEAKGDTKKIRESKESEVYLGELPLMTETGTFIINGTERVVVSQLHRSPGVAFTHDKGKTHASGKVLFSARIIPYRGSWLDFEFDTRDILYVRIDRRRKMPVTILLKAFGYTTEDLYRMYYPVEEIQIQKGKFVRKLDPDIHSGIKSPIDIVDKKAKETIVKEGGKFTKVILNRIRKAGIKEIPIPHEELIGRLTAGDLSDPKTHEVLLARNKEMTEDVLQKLLRSHLENFRLIYIDPVTVPPVIRDTLPLEEVGSKEEAMVEIYKRLRPGESPTVETAKTLFDNLFFNPKRYDLSPVGRLKLNKKLGLDVSLEKRTLTPEDIVEVVRYLINLKAAKGEIDDIDHLGNRRVRSVGELLENQFRIGLVRMERTIKERMNLLDLEAALPHDLINAKPVMAAIKEFFGSSQLSQFMDQTNPLAEITHKRRLSALGPGGLTRERAGFEVRDVHPSHYGRICPIETPEGPNIGLITSLATYACVNEFGFIEAPYRKVKTARVTDDVEFLSAIDGERHVIGQANSKVDGRGRLVSESISARFADDFVTVTPDKVEYMDVSPKQIVSVATALIPFLENDDANRALMGSNMQRQAVPLIKTEAPLVGTGMESVVARDSGYVVFARHPGTVQSIDANRIVVKYDHGRSGKDKEKATEVFPLIKFLRSNQNTCINQKPVVNPGDVVKKGEVLADGPAIDQGDLALGRNVLVAFMPWGGYNFEDAILISEKLVKEDMFTSIHIEEFEVEARDTKLGKEEITRDIPNVGEEALKNLDEGGIIRIGAEVRPGDILVGKVTPKGETQLTPEEKLLRAIFGEKAGDVKDTSLIVPPGVEGIVVDVKIFSRKGSDKVEHAKVFESDDIGRLQRDHQDELRIIDDEKNKKMRKFLNGKVISRDIVDPETGDVILKRKRKLTPEVLKKIADDYLRDILLSNPEDQEKLLEMERMAKEQMEILQEIYDKRMGRLKGGDELPPGVIKLVKVYIAMKRKVSVGDKVAGRHGNKGVVARILREEDMPYLPDGTPVEVVLNPLGVPSRMNVGQILETHLGWAAKALGLYVSSPVFDGAREGEIKDLLKKAGLPESGQSMLFDGRTGESFDRPVTVGYMYMMKLHHLVDDKIHARSIGPYSLVTQQPLGGKAQFGGQRLGEMEVWALQAYGAASILQEFLTVKSDDVPGRSRIYEAIVKGENFLEPGLPESFNVLVKELQSLGLDVELMKTKE